Part of the Ziziphus jujuba cultivar Dongzao chromosome 8, ASM3175591v1 genome is shown below.
GGATTAAATAGACCAAATCATATCAGACCATTTCAAATGAATTAAGATGTGAGTCATAATAAAATGTTATATTAAACATAAAGTTGACTCtctctttatgttttttttcttcgtaaaccttttaattaatcaaattgtcAATATACGGATATACAgggcatatatataattgtttatatgttttattattttaataaattgatgAAGAATTAATCCGATGGCTCATATTATTTTAGAATAAGTGGCACTATGTGATCATTGATATATTTAACTTTGATTTTGAGGAtccaaatatataaagaaaagaaaagaaaaaaaaacaaaaacatagaaCATTTCCATTAAGAAGGAATGAGAATATTAACCGTTCAAACCCGAAATCAAAGGCTATAGCCATCTAATTACACACCACAATTCCCCTCATCTTCCTCTTCCCTCTCCTCTTGGATCCAACCTaccatctttctctctctctctttctctctctaaaatatCTTATTGGAGTTCTGAACCAGCTTTTTTTCGGTGGGAATAGGAGAGAGGGAAACTCTAACCCTCCTTCTATCTCTCCCCCAATCTCTAGCTCTCTCCTCTTCCCGGATTtccgacgacgacgacgattcgatgccttctttttcttccatctCCACTATTATTATCCCTTTTCCATGCATAGTCTCCATCTACCACCGCCACCACTTTCACCACCGCCGCCATCTCCGGTATTGCCTCCGGTAGTACCgacttattttcttctcatcgACGTCAGATATagggaataatatatatatatatatatatatatatagggccggATCACATACTgacatacatatattattaatattattattattattagatatCGATGACCTACATTTCTTCCACACCATTCTTGGACACCGCTTTCGACCTCACCACCTTATCCTTCATCACCGTCCTCCTCGTCGTCTGTGTTTTGTCCCTCTGCTTCGTCTTCTACCTCCGATTCAAATCCCGCTCTTCCCACCATTTGCAAAGCTTCAACTCTCTTTGGACCGTCCGCTTCCTCCTCGTCCTCTTCATCACCCTTTGGGCCCTCAACGAGCTTCTTCGAATCCCCACCTTTCGCCGCCGATATCTCCACGATATCTGGCCGTCATTGAACCGAGACCAAGAATCCACCCTCTGCAAAGTCAACGTTGTCCTTTCTTTGGGGCTCTTCGAGCCTGCTTTTTTGGTAACCCTGCTTTTCCTCGTAGACGTGTCGATCAAGAAACAGACTCCGAGGAGTCTTTGGGCTATCGGTTACATTTTGTCCATGTGCGTCCCCATTTTGTGCTTCCAATCCATCCTGGTTTTCTCCCGTTACGATCTCGGCGGATATTGGCCTCACTACTTCCGCAGAAGCTACGTGATCCTTTCCAAAGGCCGGTTTGGAGGAGACGAATCCGTGCTTTGCTCGTACCCGTTGTTGAGCACCATTGTTTTCGGTGCTTTCGGCATCGGCTACTCGTTTTGGTTCTTGTTGTCTTGCTGGAAGGTCGTTTCCATGGTGATCAATAAGGCCTTGAGAGTTCGGATTTATGGGCTCGCCACCGCGGTTTTGACTTCCGTGCCGGCTCAGATTGCTTTCTTGGGGTTGTCCGTGGTGTGGGACCCGAATGAAGCCTTGTATGGCGTCATGGCTATGCTTGTTTTTCTCAGCACATTCGTTTGCGCCATGGTGGGACAGGGTATTTTGGTAATTAGACCGATTGCCGACTCGTTAGCCGCCGGAGCTGACTTCAGTAGTCGGTGTAATTCAGAAGGAGGGAGGAGACGGGTGAATGCTTGATTGAGGAGGTGGAAGGACAGGATGGAGATTTCACACATTTGGAAATAATCAagggctattttttttttggccaatttcaAATGggagaaataaatttttttagggggagaaaaaaaaaaaatgtaaagctattatttgatgtttttatgttttcctttgccctctctctttctctctctaatctCTCTTTTAGTATAAACACCACATGTTAATTGTGTTTAGAATttagatttgtttttttaattttattattattcttttattcacAATTAAAAcattcgaaaaaaaaaagaaaaaaaaaagattttgcaAAGAAATGAGAGAATTCAATCATgtgtaataattttcttttggtattatttttcttcattctttgtttgagtcaacttttttttttttttttttttggatagatTTTGAGTAACCTTTTTATTGTCTTGATTGTTTCTCCTAACTGGATATACAGTAACCATTCATAACTCTTAAAATTAACATTCTGTGTACATTatgcaaattataattttaaaaaaatcctaatATTCACCCCTGGTTTAGTTGGTAACATTAGTGATTCTTATTTTTGGTTATCAGATTTGTTTAAACGGGTTTGAGTTAAATTTGTATCATTAGCTAATTATATTTTGAGTGATAGTTAGAATTGTCACTTAGCTACAAGCCTAAAATCATTTGAAAgtgtttataaaataattaaagctCTTTTTGATAaacctttcttttttgttttttttttttggggccattATAACATTCATGTATGGTTAATTtcttaaacagaaaagaaaatgcaaaaaccATAAACACATAAAAATTATCGTTCTTACTTTGCTTTTTTGGTAGCTACTAGCTGTCAGCACGAAAAACTTGAACATAAATTAAGCTACACATGACAAATTAACACTCAATCAACTGTAATTAATGAAGGacctaaattatttatcaaaaacctTTTACATGGAATgcttcccatatatatatatatatatatatatatatatgcataattcttagcaagaaaaaaatggaaattaaaaagCTCGCAAGCCCGAGGAATGGCAAAAGATGCTAAAATGCAAGGAGAAAGTACAGAGCCCCCAAAATAAGCTGGGCTGGGTCGGAAGAGATCAGCCTAATTAAGCatagataataatatataaccaTCTGcatttgtcttttctttttaattttttaatttctgggTAATCGTTGTATTAtagttatataattatatatatatatatatatatatatagagagagagagagagagagagccaggCTGAAGAGGGACCGAGGCATATATATCTACCTTCAACGATGTACAAATTTAAcccaaaagagaagaaaagtaAGAGGCATCTATTTTTTTCTAGCTTTtcttggttatatatatattgtaaggTTTGTAAGGTATTTGACTTATTATTCTTCCATATTTCATTTTGTACAATTTAGGCTGGAAAGGTTGAAATTCTAGTACATACATATAGTTAGTACATGGCCCATATTCATTTTTCCATCTTTTCTGATGGTATTTGGATAAGCTTAGTTTGAAAAAATGACAAATAGATTAGGGCTTGTTTTCTTATTCATTCAATAAAGCTCTGTTTGGGCTCTTCCAACCACCATATTACTTCATTTCTCCAACAAATCATTTAATCGAAATAAAGACTAACCGCTTGTGAAAGATTTGTAATAATAGTACTATTATTATGGATATGGATCTCTCAGAGAAGATCCTTGTCCCATACGTATGTACACATATATAGTTTCCCAAAACAATTTCCCAATTTTATTCAAaagtcaaataaataaataaaagaacaaaaataaatttacaatttagaaggtgtattcaatttaaagtttaaaagatcttataagtatttaaatattaaaaaatattcaatttagattttaaaagaatctaTACAAGTccaataatattcaattcaaattttaatggattttataaaagtctattaaaatttaggtggatccaattaaaattttatagaatttttttaaaatctagtggtattcaaaaagttattaattttaaaagattttaaaaaatgatagatcttaatgaatttgaaaggattttaatagtgaaattgtaaaaaaaattatcaatataaaattcagtattaatttcaaaaatttagttggattcttataaattttttataaaatctatgtaatttcacaataattaattaaatcctttaaaatctataattcattttaaatccattaaactctaaattaaatatatttttaaatgaaaaatacagTAATGTAACACGATTGCTATGGGTTGCTACAtccctaatttgaatttttagtttaaaattactaattaattaaaatgtcaCTCTGGCATACAATTTGTGACATGATTATACCATCCATCATGTATAGTACGTTTGAAGAAAGTTTGCAAAAACGTagtttcctatatatatatatatatagtgttgcAATTTTTTCTCCACTCTTATAGTTCTCATCTCTAGCTATCTTATGTACCTCCCCTTTAAACTTAAAACAGTTTTTTACACAACTTTCTGTTcattattatgattatgattattattattttgcttacAAATTAGTCTATTTTTCCTGTTGGCCTAAAAGATAATGGAAATCCATTTATTGGCATTGTACCGAAATATGTTCAAAGAACCAGGCCATAAATTAAAGTAAACCATAACTagtcatatgtatatatgaacaCAAGCATAAACCCATGTGTTCCGCACTTCCAATATGGTAGTTGTTaagcacaaaaataaaaattcaacgaTTAAAAGATAAAGATGGAATTCTATAACCTCCATGAGTTAACCTAATCAAGAAGTAGGCTAGCTGGGTGGCCGAACCACCTTGACCAAGAAATTATAGTATTAATTAAAACGGTAATGCGTATCcataaaaaaaggggaaaaaagaaaaaagtatatgAAATCATTATGGGACATGCCAAAGAATTTGGGAATAGTACCATGTTCTAAGGAATCTACATGTAAATGTgaattataatttatgaaaacaCAGCATtaattgtaaaagtaatataaatGGAGAAAACAGtataaatagagagagagatggggCACCTCACTTTACGCATGACTTTGATATTTCTTCATCCCAAAGCGAAGCTTCACTATCATCCACGTTTTGTGGAGGATCAGCTAGCTCTATACCTTCCTTCATTCATCACTTGCTtcctttaatcattttttttttaataattatttttatttttttaacttttctttttctctttctcactTGCTTTCATTGTCACAGTACAATATCTTATTATATGAgacattaattatttattgagtAGTCGTTAATCGacttttcattttgaatttttgggcatttttaaaatatttcagacATGATTTTTGTATAAGGACTTGTAGATGTACTAGTGCAGTAAAACTCAGCAATCACAtatgaatataatatatttcatcAACATCCGTGCAAGTCATGAGCCTTAGAGAAGACGACAACCTAAAACATTTAGTGATGCAGTCTATAATCCAATTTTGGTTAGATGTTGCAATCAAAGTAGATGAAACATTtacccctaaaaaaaaaacaagaaagaaacagaaaaagagaaaagcagCTGGGACAAATATGTAACCATATATGAGGATTGAGAACATAACCAAATTAATGCTTTTTGTCAATTTATTATAGTATGAAATACAtgcaatattttctaaaataaaaaattaacttagaagaAAGAAAACTAGAATTGATTACTTTTTAAGCCAGTATTTTATGTGATCCATTAATTTGTGATTCCGTAGAGTCAAATTAATGATTAGATAAGTAATGGATTAGACtagcatttaattttatatataaaagtgatgaataattttttttatatttattttttttgagaggatgatgaataatttattattcaattttatacaaaaagtgAAAACAGAAATATATAGGAAGAATTAATACCCATCTACTGTGTAGAAACTAGAGAGTTGGAGaaccaacaaaagaaaaaggaaaaggaaaagtggTTTACCCCAATGGTCTTCTTTTTCATCTGTTTGGTATaatctttacttttttttccccttttacaacaaataaaacaaaaacaaaaaaaaaataataataataatagaaaggtTAAACCAAATTATCATTTTGTGGGTCATTTAAACggcaataatattaattaattaagatcttGATACGATATATAGGATCTACCATTATTCATGGAAATCTTAGACCAATCAAATTCAAgatcatattatttattgagAATATTGGATTGATGATCAAGTTTGGAAGGGCCAAGATCTTAAGCAGCACATGCATTTCAATATAGAAAAATACAGAGAATAGAAAGttaatgttttctttcttttcttcttcttctttttttttttttttggggtaaataaaaattaatgcttTTCTCAATCTGTCTTTTGTTCCACAACAATTTTGCAATAAAATCTGGCACAGAATCCGGTCCCAAATTGGAGCTGAACCTGGGGACCGTTTGTGGGGGCACTTTTGACATTACGATCAAGGgcaattttggtaattcagTTCCTAAATTGTTTTCGTAgccgtgttttttttttttttaaactcattTCGTAGCGTGTTTAAAAGGTACAAATTGTACAATGTTACTATGCCATATATGCAAACCtcaaatcaaatcaattttgttcactgaaaaataaataatttttattttaatttaaatttaataaaatgaaaacaagCTGACGGTGACGTCTCTTTATCTCTACATGGACATGTTCGGGGCATGCTATTGGATGTTCCCTCCTTGCTGACGTGTAATGACATCTCACTGTCGGTCGGATATATCGTTCCTGGACCCACTCTTGTTGACGTGGCGAGACGTTTGCCATACGTTCTCCACGTGTCTTAGCGGCTCAAatgtaaaaattgaatttggcATCTTTTCTATTCTACGCTGATTTGCTACGCGCAGATTGAATTTCTCTATTTTCAGGTTCTTCCTTATAGCATTGTTTGGATCatcctttaattaattttttttattaaaaaaaaaaaaaaagaaaaagaaaaacaaacaaacagatTTATCATATTACCCGACCCGgcccaataaaaattaatttctttttctttactcaATTACCTTCACCAGGATATATGGATAATTATTCAAAGATGGAAGATGATTAAtttactaaaagaaaaaaaaaaggcaataaattaaaaacaagtttaagtttttattgtttatccCTTAATATAAGGGATAAATTATGCTTTTATGTAAAAGAATCCCAAATGTTATGagaaagaatatatttaattaattagatatcATTATGGATTTCCTGGAAATAGAAAAATTCTGATCTGtacatatcaaaaaaaaaaaaattccagctGTGAATCAAAAAGACATTAGGAAACCTATCTTACACGGCAAATAGTAAAAAACCGACCCAAGATATGACCATTTCAGCTCTCTTCTTTCCCGAATGGCCCTTTGTCTATGAAAAACCAATTTTGTGTATAAGTTAAGCAAATCCTAGAAACATCACCTTCCGCATAATACCTTGTGctatacacacacaaacataCACAATACACAcactttgtttttatatataaataccatTATCTACCCCTCTCCAAAGATCTCTCactacttcttcttctatttctttCTTGTTCTATATGTGGGTTATATTTGAATCTCAATTATCATGAGCAATATTCCAAGATCTCTCACAGACTCTTCTCTAACCCTCTTCAAGCTTGCAATCTCTGCGTCCGATCCTTGGCCTTTTTCTCTTGTTTTCTTATAACCCACGTCTCTCTTGCTCTTCAACAAATCATAAACCCCAAGAAACTAGGAAActagctactttttttttttttctttttctttttctttttctttctttttgaaacTCTTATAAGGCATTCTTTGGCTTTCtggttttcttgaaaaaaataatgggaATTATGAGtggagagaaagagaaacatCAACAACATCATCAACATCACCACCATCATCACCACCATCTGAATTTCCACATCAATTTACCACATCTCAATCTTCATGGTCACCataacaacaacagcaaccaTGAGAAGAAAGAATTACTGAAAGACATCCCAAAGGGATGTTTGGCAGTCTTGGTGGGACAGGGTGAGGAACAACAGAGGTTTGTGATCCCTGTGATCTACATCAACCATCCACTTTTCATGCAGCTCTTGAAGGAAGCTGAGGAAGAATATGGATTTGATCAGAAGGGTCCCATCACCATTCCTTGCCATGTTGAGGAGTTTCGCACCGTTCAAGGCATGATTGATAAGGAGAATTCtctccatcaccatcaccaccaccatcaccaccatCATCACCATGTTTGGTGTTTTAGGGTTTGATTGTTTTCATCATTTAGCAATGTGCAAGTTCTGTAAaaaatttctctatttttctttttccaagtgttttttttttttttttcttggttccAATTCTTTAGGGAAAGAACCCATATTAATATGGTTCAAATtatgatgatgacgatgataaAGTTtggattataatatatatgtatgattctTGCTACAATATTTCTTTGGAGCGCAAAATCacattttgttttccttttggttttgctacttttaatttaatctatttttCTCACCATCAAGTGTTAGTTGTACATGTTATATTTCTCAAGTGTGAAAAGCATAAAGGAATaaagtttgatatttttatggaaGTGATAGATATAAACGTGTAAGACACGGTTGCAAATTGCTGAGCAAAATGGTTTGCTTGGAACCATTAGATTTCAATGTAAATGGAtaagaatggaagaaatttccctaattccaacaaaaattttacaaactcctttgtttatattttgtatatatttttcccaATGTTTTCTTTCGCTGTTTCGCTGTTTCATGAATTTGACAATGCTTTGGTGTTTGGTGGCTATGATGATCGTGGGACCAACGTGTGCGAATCAAGGGTCCCACACTTATTCACACCTGTCCTTTTGTACTGAGTTTGCTTCTCGGAATAATTAAAGTTGGGATTTTCATTTGTAATTGCATGCCTCTCGGTCTTCGTTTAGtctttaattggtttatttgattttacattatttaattaaaagaatataattaagtattaaaaaataaggaGAGAAATTATATCCATATGCcgtaaaataatgattttttcttgaaaatatgtgtttgtattttaatataaacGGTTTGTATGCAGCTTTCTAAGATTGCTTCAACTCTTTTTGCAGTTATATTATAGATTCattttttaaagacaacctATGGTGTGGACGTTCTTCCATCATCTGCCTAGCTAAATGAGCAAATTTATTGGCAACAAGTGTTTTTTTATTAGCACCCAACAAAACCCTCTTTAGTAGTTTATGTTTAAATCTGAAGTAGATTAACACAATGATCATTGTTATAGTTTGGTTGACCAGCTCAATTGGTTTgggttttaattattattttatatagttttataaGATTGGCCGAAAATCATCCCAACAATTCACAAATGAAGTTGGGAGACTAAACTGGTTTTGACATTCCATGTGAAACATTTCTAGCCTGAAGCAGTCAATGTTAGGCTGTAAAATGCCTCTTCTCTTCTTTTAGAGGCGTCACAAaattccattatatatatatatatatatatatatatatatatatatattaacccaAGACAGTTTAATAATTTGATCTTTCATATTCAAACCTCAAATCTTGCACTTGAAACAAATCTGGTCCGTTCAAATCTTAGAAACGAACCTGATTTCcatcattttccaaaaaaaaaaaaaaagagaaaaaaacttgGATGAGCATAGTTAATCTTGCTGGCACGTTGACAATTAGGGAAACCCAACTGTTAGAGAGCTTTTCTGTCCCCTAAGAATGTGGAAGCTTCAGTTGCCAAGGAGCCAACCAAACCATTTTACAACTAGTCTCTTTTATGCTGACGCTTATTAAGAAAAAGTATTGCTTAATCACCAAGTTCTTGTTATTCAAACTGCTGACTTTCTTCTACTTGCTCGCCTGATCATAACCGGTAAGATCTGGTTCATTTCCATTTTAATGGTTTCCTTGAACATACCttcaaaatgtttttatttcataaacAATCATATTCTACAATAGGAAACTCATTTTCTTCGACGACCATACCACACCTTATGACCCATCTGCCAACTgttcgttttttctttttctttttttcttttttttttcccttagtCTTATGGCCAAAGTGGTATTCATTGGAGGTTTGACCAGTAGAGGtaaaaccaataataataattattattattattagtaatacTAGAATTCTCTTTACCATTTTCAAGAGCCAACACTTCCGCCCTAAGATGAAACTTTCATCATGAGGGCCTCCGATATCAAGCACTCTCAGGACCACCAAATTGTTAATAGAATAAAGCTAATAATGGAAAGTAAATTGGTTGACTtttgaaaaagatttaaaaaaaaaaaaatggatgtaTATAACTTGTGTTTGAATC
Proteins encoded:
- the LOC107414951 gene encoding uncharacterized protein LOC107414951; amino-acid sequence: MTYISSTPFLDTAFDLTTLSFITVLLVVCVLSLCFVFYLRFKSRSSHHLQSFNSLWTVRFLLVLFITLWALNELLRIPTFRRRYLHDIWPSLNRDQESTLCKVNVVLSLGLFEPAFLVTLLFLVDVSIKKQTPRSLWAIGYILSMCVPILCFQSILVFSRYDLGGYWPHYFRRSYVILSKGRFGGDESVLCSYPLLSTIVFGAFGIGYSFWFLLSCWKVVSMVINKALRVRIYGLATAVLTSVPAQIAFLGLSVVWDPNEALYGVMAMLVFLSTFVCAMVGQGILVIRPIADSLAAGADFSSRCNSEGGRRRVNA
- the LOC107414929 gene encoding auxin-responsive protein SAUR32; protein product: MGIMSGEKEKHQQHHQHHHHHHHHLNFHINLPHLNLHGHHNNNSNHEKKELLKDIPKGCLAVLVGQGEEQQRFVIPVIYINHPLFMQLLKEAEEEYGFDQKGPITIPCHVEEFRTVQGMIDKENSLHHHHHHHHHHHHHVWCFRV